From one Rattus norvegicus strain BN/NHsdMcwi chromosome 7, GRCr8, whole genome shotgun sequence genomic stretch:
- the Rpl3 gene encoding large ribosomal subunit protein uL3 isoform X1 → MSHRKFSAPRHGSLGFLPRKRSSRHRGKVKSFPKDDPSKPVHLTAFLGYKAGMTHIVREVDRPGSKVNKKEVVEAVTIVETPPMVVVGIVGYVETPRGLRTFKTVFAEHISDECKRRFYKNWHKSKKKAFTKYCKKWQDDTGKKQLEKDFNSMKKYCQVIRIIAHTQMRLLPLRQKKAHLMEIQVNGGTVAEKLDWARERLEQQVPVNQVFGQDEMIDVIGVTKGKGYKGVTSRWHTKKLPRKTHRGLRKVACIGAWHPARVAFSVARAGQKGYHHRTEINKKIYKIGQGYLIKDGKLIKNNASTDYDLSDKSINPLGGFVHYGEVTNDFIMLKGCVVGTKKRVLTLRKSLLVQTKRRALEKIDLKFIDTTSKFGHGRFQTMEEKKAFMVRTSPGPGARGTWHLAAWCCLGCWPPLLCAGIMKLCYFSSTGTAQERSHCQGGRCLMPGVLCAAGGVSSIKYFQLTLVSLFLEQWPAWPSFLFLV, encoded by the exons ATG TCTCACAGGAAATTCTCAGCTCCTAGGCATGGGTCCTTGGGCTTCTTGCCTCGGAAGCGCAGCAGCCGGCATCGTGGAAAAGTGAAGAGCTTCCCTAAGGATGACCCTTCCAAGCCTGTTCACCTCACAGCCTTCCTAGGGTACAAGGCTGGCATGACCCACATTGTCCGGGAAGTTGACCGGCCAGGATCTA AGGTGAATAAGAAAGAAGTTGTGGAGGCTGTGACCATTGTGGAAACCCCACCCATGGTGGTTGTGGGTATTGTGGGATATGTAGAAACCCCACGAGGCCTCCGGACCTTCAAGACTGTATTTGCTGAGCACATCAGCGATGAGTGTAAAAGGCGTTTCTATAAGAATTG GCACAAATCTAAGAAGAAGGCTTTTACCAAGTACTGTAAGAAATGGCAAGATGACACAGGCAAGAAGCAGCTGGAGAAGGACTTCAACAGCATGAAGAAGTACTGCCAGGTCATCCGCATAATTGCTCACACTCAG ATGCGCCTGCTTCCTCTGCGCCAGAAGAAGGCACACTTGATGGAGATCCAGGTGAATGGGGGCACTGTAGCTGAGAAGCTAGACTGGGCCCGAGAGAGGCTGGAGCAGCAGGTCCCTGTGAACCAGGTGTTTGGGCAAGATGAGATGATTGACGTCATTGGCGTGACAAAGGGCAAAGGCTACAAAG GGGTGACCAGTCGTTGGCATACAAAGAAGCTGCCCCGAAAGACCCACAGAGGTCTGCGCAAAGTTGCTTGTATTGGAGCTTGGCATCCTGCCCGTGTAGCCTTCTCTGTGGCTCGAGCTGGGCAGAAAGGCTACCATCACCGAACAGAGATCAACAAGAAG ATTTACAAGATTGGTCAAGGCTACCTCATCAAGGATGGTAAGCTGATCAAGAACAATGCATCTACTGACTACGACCTGTCTGACAAGAGCATCAACCCACTG GGTGGCTTTGTCCATTATGGTGAGGTGACCAATGACTTCATCATGCTCAAAGGCTGTGTGGTGGGAACCAAGAAGCGAGTGCTTACTCTCCGGAAG TCCTTGCTGGTCCAGACCAAGCGTCGGGCTCTTGAGAAGATTGACCTGAAGTTCATTGACACCACCTCCAAATTCGGACATGGTCGCTTCCAGACCatggaggaaaagaaagcattcaTGGTAAGgacctccccaggccctggggcaCGGGGCACCTGGCACCTAGCTGCCTGGTGTTGTCTGGGCTGCTGGCCTCCTTTGCTGTGTGCAGGAATAATGAAGCTTTGCTATTTCTCCTCCACAGGGACCGCTCAAGAAAGATCGCATTGCCAAGGAGGAAGGTGCCTGATGCCAGGAGTACTTTGTGCAGCTGGTGGGGTctcatcaataaaatattttcaattaacatTGGTTTCTCTCTTCCTTGAGCAATGGCCAGCATGGCCTAGTTTCTTGTTCTTGGTTTGA
- the Rpl3 gene encoding large ribosomal subunit protein uL3, with translation MSHRKFSAPRHGSLGFLPRKRSSRHRGKVKSFPKDDPSKPVHLTAFLGYKAGMTHIVREVDRPGSKVNKKEVVEAVTIVETPPMVVVGIVGYVETPRGLRTFKTVFAEHISDECKRRFYKNWHKSKKKAFTKYCKKWQDDTGKKQLEKDFNSMKKYCQVIRIIAHTQMRLLPLRQKKAHLMEIQVNGGTVAEKLDWARERLEQQVPVNQVFGQDEMIDVIGVTKGKGYKGVTSRWHTKKLPRKTHRGLRKVACIGAWHPARVAFSVARAGQKGYHHRTEINKKIYKIGQGYLIKDGKLIKNNASTDYDLSDKSINPLGGFVHYGEVTNDFIMLKGCVVGTKKRVLTLRKSLLVQTKRRALEKIDLKFIDTTSKFGHGRFQTMEEKKAFMGPLKKDRIAKEEGA, from the exons ATG TCTCACAGGAAATTCTCAGCTCCTAGGCATGGGTCCTTGGGCTTCTTGCCTCGGAAGCGCAGCAGCCGGCATCGTGGAAAAGTGAAGAGCTTCCCTAAGGATGACCCTTCCAAGCCTGTTCACCTCACAGCCTTCCTAGGGTACAAGGCTGGCATGACCCACATTGTCCGGGAAGTTGACCGGCCAGGATCTA AGGTGAATAAGAAAGAAGTTGTGGAGGCTGTGACCATTGTGGAAACCCCACCCATGGTGGTTGTGGGTATTGTGGGATATGTAGAAACCCCACGAGGCCTCCGGACCTTCAAGACTGTATTTGCTGAGCACATCAGCGATGAGTGTAAAAGGCGTTTCTATAAGAATTG GCACAAATCTAAGAAGAAGGCTTTTACCAAGTACTGTAAGAAATGGCAAGATGACACAGGCAAGAAGCAGCTGGAGAAGGACTTCAACAGCATGAAGAAGTACTGCCAGGTCATCCGCATAATTGCTCACACTCAG ATGCGCCTGCTTCCTCTGCGCCAGAAGAAGGCACACTTGATGGAGATCCAGGTGAATGGGGGCACTGTAGCTGAGAAGCTAGACTGGGCCCGAGAGAGGCTGGAGCAGCAGGTCCCTGTGAACCAGGTGTTTGGGCAAGATGAGATGATTGACGTCATTGGCGTGACAAAGGGCAAAGGCTACAAAG GGGTGACCAGTCGTTGGCATACAAAGAAGCTGCCCCGAAAGACCCACAGAGGTCTGCGCAAAGTTGCTTGTATTGGAGCTTGGCATCCTGCCCGTGTAGCCTTCTCTGTGGCTCGAGCTGGGCAGAAAGGCTACCATCACCGAACAGAGATCAACAAGAAG ATTTACAAGATTGGTCAAGGCTACCTCATCAAGGATGGTAAGCTGATCAAGAACAATGCATCTACTGACTACGACCTGTCTGACAAGAGCATCAACCCACTG GGTGGCTTTGTCCATTATGGTGAGGTGACCAATGACTTCATCATGCTCAAAGGCTGTGTGGTGGGAACCAAGAAGCGAGTGCTTACTCTCCGGAAG TCCTTGCTGGTCCAGACCAAGCGTCGGGCTCTTGAGAAGATTGACCTGAAGTTCATTGACACCACCTCCAAATTCGGACATGGTCGCTTCCAGACCatggaggaaaagaaagcattcaTG GGACCGCTCAAGAAAGATCGCATTGCCAAGGAGGAAGGTGCCTGA